The sequence ACCTGGAAGGAAGCCTGCGGCCTGACACGTTGCGCCAGCTAACGCTAGGCAGGGGCGCTATGGAGAGCAGGGTCGAAGAATGGATTCTGGAACGTGAAAAGCAAGGGTATCGCTACTCGACTTTCGCGGGATTTATCGAGGCGTTCAAGTTTGTAGTGTTGCTGCTCGACTCTCCGAAAGACTATGCGCTGGCAACCATTCGCCTCATGGAGTCGCTGGCAGAGCAGAACGTGAAGTATGCGGAGATCACACTGGCGGCGGGCGTGGTCCTCTGGAAGCAGCAGCCGCTCGGCCAGGTATATGAGGCCGTCCGCGCCGCTTCGCTCGAGGCCGGAGCGCGCCTGGGCATGCAAGTCAACTGGATTTTTGACGCAGTCCGCCAGTTCGGCCCCGATCACGCCCGCGAGGTGATGCGGTGGGCAAGCCGGTATCGCTCGGAAGGTGTGGTGGCGTTCGGACTGGGCGGCGATGAAGAGCGCGGGCCCGCGGCCCTTTTTGCGGATGTCTATCGCGAGGCCCGCGACTGCGGCCTGCACACGGTGGCCCACGCGGGAGAAACCACCGGACCGGATAGCGTGCGCAAGGCGGTTGAACTGCTTAAAGTGGAGCGAATTGGCCACGGCCTTGCAGCCGCGCGCGATCCCGAAGCGATGGCGCTCCTGCGCGACCGCGGAATCCCGCTGGAAGGCTGCCCCGGCAGCAACGTGGCGATAGGACTGGTGCCGGAATTTCGTGACTATCCACTCCCAACTTTCTTGGATGCCGGCGTTTCGATGACGCTCAATTCAGACGACCCGGCCCTATTCGGAACCTCTATTGGACAGGAATTTACGAAGACCGTCGCTGAATTTGCGCTTTCCGCAATTCAGGCCGCAGGTCTCTGCGAAAATGCGGTGCGCGCCGCTTTTTTGCCGGATTCTGAGAAGGAAGCGCTGCTGATGCAAATCAAGCAGGCAGTCGTGGCATAAACCCTGAACAGCGGCGGCGCCGGCCTGCGGAAGGAAATCGACTGAATGAAGACACCGGTACGGGCCATATTCATGGATGCGGGATACACCCTGCTGTTTCCGCAGGTTGAAAAACTTGCTCAGGACTTGCAGGCTCAGGGATTTCCGGCGCGCGCCGAGCAGTTCCACCAGGCAGAGCGCGCGGGAAAGAAGAAACTGGATGAAGTGCTCTGGCCGCAGATCAGGGAAGGGCGCATTCCGCGAACCAGCAACAATGCTTTCTGGGAGTCTTATCTTACGGCCCTGTTGGAGCTGCTCGAGACCACGGAAGAAACGCGCGCGGAAGTCCTCAATCGGGTGATCGCGGGGTTTCGGGATACCCGCACCTGGTCCAAAGTCTTTCCAGAGACGCTTCCAACCCTCAGGAAACTCAGGTCGGCGGGGTACTATCTCGCGGTGATATCGAATTCTGACGGGACCGTCGAAGGCGAGATTCAAAGTGCCGGCCTCCACGAGTATCTGCAGTTTGTGATCGACTCTTCAATCGTGGGCGTTGAAAAACCGCATCCCGAAATCTTCGAGATTGCCCTGAATCGGGCCGGTTTTGAGCCTCATGAGGCAGTTTATGTGGGCGACACATATCCCATCGACATTGGCGGCGCCGAACTCGCCGGGCTTCGCGGGATTCTGATCGACCGCGTGGGAGCGTACCCTGACGCCAAATGCCCCCGCATCACTTCCTTGTCAGAACTAGGCGATCTTGTGGCCCTGGCTGGCAGTTGAAAGCCATGTCGAACCGCTATCTGTGAATGAATCCAATCGTGTAGCTTCAATCTTCAAAACCTGTTGACAGGGC is a genomic window of Acidobacteriota bacterium containing:
- the add gene encoding adenosine deaminase; protein product: MSLPKEFIAKLPKVELHLHLEGSLRPDTLRQLTLGRGAMESRVEEWILEREKQGYRYSTFAGFIEAFKFVVLLLDSPKDYALATIRLMESLAEQNVKYAEITLAAGVVLWKQQPLGQVYEAVRAASLEAGARLGMQVNWIFDAVRQFGPDHAREVMRWASRYRSEGVVAFGLGGDEERGPAALFADVYREARDCGLHTVAHAGETTGPDSVRKAVELLKVERIGHGLAAARDPEAMALLRDRGIPLEGCPGSNVAIGLVPEFRDYPLPTFLDAGVSMTLNSDDPALFGTSIGQEFTKTVAEFALSAIQAAGLCENAVRAAFLPDSEKEALLMQIKQAVVA
- a CDS encoding HAD family hydrolase is translated as MKTPVRAIFMDAGYTLLFPQVEKLAQDLQAQGFPARAEQFHQAERAGKKKLDEVLWPQIREGRIPRTSNNAFWESYLTALLELLETTEETRAEVLNRVIAGFRDTRTWSKVFPETLPTLRKLRSAGYYLAVISNSDGTVEGEIQSAGLHEYLQFVIDSSIVGVEKPHPEIFEIALNRAGFEPHEAVYVGDTYPIDIGGAELAGLRGILIDRVGAYPDAKCPRITSLSELGDLVALAGS